The following are encoded in a window of Saccharothrix longispora genomic DNA:
- a CDS encoding macro domain-containing protein, with translation MLGGVSADTEGEINAPVVVPRLVLCAVDEPLASAWLAVADGRSGVEVHRGSVLDIVAEAVVSPANSSGWMRGGIDAVYARAFPHVEDNVRRAVLALHGGELPVGEAVAVPTGEPEPEWLISAPTMRVPGELLPEDTVHPYLAARAVLRLWLGGRLDDGRPLRDVVRTIAMPGLGTGVGGVAPTTCARQVAAAWDEVFSPLPRR, from the coding sequence ATGCTGGGTGGTGTGTCCGCCGATACGGAGGGTGAGATCAACGCTCCGGTAGTAGTTCCCCGTCTGGTGCTGTGCGCCGTCGACGAACCGCTGGCCAGCGCGTGGCTCGCGGTGGCCGACGGCAGGTCCGGCGTCGAGGTGCACCGCGGCTCGGTGCTCGACATCGTCGCCGAGGCCGTCGTGAGCCCCGCGAACTCGTCCGGCTGGATGCGCGGGGGCATCGATGCCGTGTACGCGAGGGCGTTCCCGCACGTCGAGGACAACGTCCGCCGCGCCGTGCTGGCCCTGCACGGCGGTGAGCTGCCGGTGGGCGAGGCCGTCGCCGTGCCGACCGGCGAACCCGAGCCGGAGTGGCTGATCAGCGCCCCCACCATGCGCGTGCCCGGCGAGCTGCTGCCCGAGGACACCGTGCACCCGTACCTGGCGGCGCGGGCCGTGCTGCGGCTGTGGCTGGGCGGGCGGCTCGACGACGGCCGCCCGCTGCGGGACGTCGTGCGCACCATCGCCATGCCCGGTCTGGGCACGGGGGTGGGCGGGGTCGCGCCCACGACGTGCGCCCGGCAGGTGGCGGCGGCGTGGGACGAGGTGTTCAGCCCGTTGCCTCGGCGGTAG
- the pheA gene encoding prephenate dehydratase translates to MLAYFGPQGTFTEQAARGFASPQEELVPFDTVPAALAAARSGATRWACVPLENSVEGAVPATMDALAEGEPLVAVAEAVLPVRFSVLTRPGHGRVRTVASHPHALAQVRHWLAEHLPSAEVVSTASTAAAARAVLNGDFDAAVSAPVAVRHYPLEVLAADVADVRDAKTRFLAVRPPGALPEPTGHDRTSVVCTAPDRVGVLADLLAELALRGINLTRIESRPTKGRLGEYRFYIDLDGHVSEPRVGDALAALHRHCPETRFLGSYPKAEPGGPVAGNEEFVAAAEWLSDVRRGRGA, encoded by the coding sequence GTGCTCGCCTACTTCGGACCGCAGGGAACGTTCACCGAGCAGGCCGCACGCGGCTTCGCCTCCCCGCAGGAGGAGCTCGTCCCGTTCGACACGGTCCCCGCCGCGCTGGCCGCCGCGCGGTCCGGTGCGACGCGGTGGGCGTGCGTGCCGTTGGAGAACTCCGTCGAGGGCGCGGTGCCCGCCACGATGGACGCGCTGGCCGAGGGCGAGCCCCTGGTCGCCGTCGCGGAGGCGGTGCTGCCGGTGCGGTTCAGCGTGCTCACCCGGCCCGGTCACGGGCGGGTCCGCACGGTCGCCAGCCACCCGCACGCGCTGGCCCAGGTCCGGCACTGGCTGGCCGAGCACCTGCCGTCCGCCGAGGTGGTGAGCACGGCGTCCACCGCCGCCGCCGCGCGGGCCGTGCTGAACGGCGACTTCGACGCGGCGGTGAGCGCGCCCGTGGCGGTGCGGCACTACCCGCTGGAGGTGCTGGCCGCCGACGTGGCCGACGTGCGCGACGCGAAGACGCGGTTCCTGGCCGTGCGCCCGCCCGGCGCGCTGCCCGAGCCGACCGGCCACGACCGCACGTCGGTGGTGTGCACGGCGCCCGACCGCGTCGGCGTGCTGGCGGACCTGCTGGCGGAGCTCGCGCTGCGCGGCATCAACCTGACCCGCATCGAGTCGCGGCCCACCAAGGGCAGGCTCGGTGAGTACCGGTTCTACATCGACCTCGACGGGCACGTGTCCGAGCCCAGGGTGGGCGACGCGCTGGCCGCGCTGCACCGGCACTGCCCGGAGACCCGGTTCCTCGGCTCGTACCCGAAGGCCGAGCCGGGCGGCCCGGTCGCGGGCAACGAGGAGTTCGTGGCGGCGGCCGAGTGGCTGTCCGACGTGCGGAGGGGGCGCGGCGCGTGA
- a CDS encoding histidine phosphatase family protein, with protein MKLIMVRHGETASNVKMALDSLPPGPPLTEAGVVQAAALAEALAGEPVAAVYASTAIRAQQTAAPVAAAHGLEVRVVDGVQEIFCGDLEGRHDREAFEVFIAVVRQWAEGALHVPLPGGETGRQVLDRYLRAVGEITAGHDDADTVVLVSHGASLRMAALALAVNVHPAIAEAGLLPNTGRVVLEDTGDGWRCTSWTGVDVVA; from the coding sequence GTGAAGTTGATCATGGTCCGGCACGGTGAGACGGCGTCGAACGTGAAGATGGCGCTGGACTCGCTGCCACCGGGTCCGCCGCTCACCGAGGCCGGGGTCGTCCAGGCCGCGGCGCTGGCCGAGGCCCTGGCCGGCGAGCCGGTCGCCGCCGTCTACGCCAGCACGGCGATCCGCGCGCAGCAGACCGCGGCCCCCGTCGCCGCCGCGCACGGCCTGGAGGTGCGGGTCGTCGACGGCGTGCAGGAGATCTTCTGCGGCGACCTGGAGGGCCGGCACGACCGCGAGGCGTTCGAGGTCTTCATCGCGGTGGTCAGGCAGTGGGCCGAGGGCGCCCTGCACGTGCCGCTGCCGGGCGGCGAGACCGGCCGCCAGGTCCTCGACCGCTACCTGCGGGCGGTCGGGGAGATCACCGCGGGGCACGACGACGCCGACACCGTCGTCCTGGTCAGCCACGGCGCGTCGCTGCGGATGGCCGCCCTCGCGCTGGCGGTCAACGTGCACCCGGCGATCGCCGAGGCGGGGCTGCTGCCCAACACGGGCCGGGTCGTGCTGGAGGACACCGGCGACGGGTGGCGCTGCACCTCGTGGACGGGCGTCGACGTGGTCGCCTAG
- a CDS encoding metallopeptidase family protein, whose product MPVEMSRQRFEELVGEALDLIPPEFATAMDNVVVLVEDRHPEEPGLLGLYHGIALPLRTTDYGGVLPDRITIYREALLDYCSSEDEVVDEVAVTVVHEIAHHFGIDDDKLHELGWG is encoded by the coding sequence GTGCCGGTGGAGATGTCCCGTCAGCGCTTCGAGGAACTCGTGGGCGAGGCGCTCGACCTGATCCCGCCGGAGTTCGCGACGGCGATGGACAACGTGGTCGTCCTGGTCGAGGACCGGCACCCGGAGGAGCCGGGCCTGCTGGGCCTGTACCACGGCATAGCCCTGCCGCTGAGGACCACGGACTACGGCGGCGTCCTGCCGGACCGCATCACGATCTACCGCGAGGCGCTGCTCGACTACTGCTCGTCCGAGGACGAGGTGGTCGACGAGGTGGCGGTGACCGTGGTGCACGAGATCGCGCACCACTTCGGCATCGACGACGACAAGCTGCACGAACTGGGCTGGGGCTGA
- a CDS encoding septum formation family protein produces the protein MSVSARWFRRADTLVMLGAFASAFALLALSTFTSWPVGAGGVAVTTSTQVNPVLEAQAGDCLNWTRKDLTDVAKVDCAAQHLFEVTGVADISASHGPQEPFPDDAAWQRISQDNCVQLSLAYLGNKFDPFGKYTVGPLNPGERLWAGGQRTLRCGLQVAGPAGGLLPAFGTARTQDQSDVYDPGVCLGITEALGVGDPVECAKPHTFEIVGVVPLPPGDYPSPDAQDELMADECARIAAEYTGGVDLKARGLIVSWDTRAPESWAAGSRLANCKIGAVPVEGGLAAWEGSVRNPDAPPLTTSNPPQTTAVQQEEATGAPLHSQSNTSSEVPPSSGASEPTSASATTTTATTTTTR, from the coding sequence ATGTCCGTGAGCGCCCGCTGGTTTCGTCGAGCCGACACCCTGGTGATGCTCGGCGCTTTCGCGAGCGCGTTCGCGCTGCTCGCGCTGAGCACCTTCACGTCCTGGCCGGTGGGTGCCGGCGGGGTGGCCGTCACCACGTCGACGCAGGTCAACCCCGTGTTGGAGGCCCAGGCGGGCGACTGCCTGAACTGGACGCGCAAGGACCTGACCGACGTCGCCAAGGTCGACTGCGCCGCCCAGCACCTGTTCGAGGTGACGGGAGTCGCAGACATCTCGGCCTCGCACGGCCCCCAGGAGCCCTTCCCGGACGACGCCGCGTGGCAGCGGATCAGCCAGGACAACTGCGTGCAGCTGTCGCTGGCGTACCTGGGGAACAAGTTCGACCCGTTCGGGAAGTACACCGTCGGCCCGCTCAACCCGGGCGAGCGGCTGTGGGCGGGCGGGCAGCGCACGCTGCGCTGCGGGCTCCAGGTCGCCGGTCCGGCGGGCGGGCTGCTGCCCGCCTTCGGCACGGCGCGCACCCAGGACCAGTCGGACGTGTACGACCCGGGCGTGTGCCTGGGCATCACCGAGGCGCTGGGCGTGGGCGACCCGGTGGAGTGCGCGAAGCCCCACACGTTCGAGATCGTCGGCGTCGTGCCGCTGCCGCCGGGCGACTACCCGTCACCGGACGCGCAGGACGAGCTGATGGCCGACGAGTGCGCCCGGATCGCCGCCGAGTACACCGGCGGCGTGGACCTCAAGGCCCGGGGCCTCATCGTGTCCTGGGACACGCGGGCCCCCGAGAGCTGGGCGGCGGGCTCGCGCCTGGCGAACTGCAAGATCGGCGCGGTGCCCGTGGAGGGCGGCCTGGCGGCGTGGGAGGGCTCCGTCCGCAACCCCGACGCGCCGCCGCTGACCACCTCGAACCCGCCGCAGACGACCGCCGTGCAGCAGGAGGAGGCCACCGGCGCGCCGCTGCACTCCCAGTCGAACACCAGCTCGGAGGTCCCGCCGTCGTCGGGCGCGTCGGAACCGACGTCGGCCTCGGCCACGACCACCACGGCGACCACGACGACGACGAGGTGA
- a CDS encoding glutathionylspermidine synthase family protein has product MRRETSAPRPNWQRTVSDQGLVFGSPSTNADGGPRPYWDESAHYVFDMSEVLALEADVELLHTMCLEAVDNVVLTERYRDFGIQEWLWPAIAESWKRRDPHVYGRFDLRYDGGGPAKLLEYNADTPTSLLEASVVQWNWKTDVFPDDDQWNSIHEKLVERWAEIGAGLPSNELHFTWSGADPSGEDHVTVAYLQETAAEAGMDTVGLAIEEIGWDSLLTRFVDLEDAPMGTVVKLYPWEWVVDEQFGRHAVESLPGTLWIEPLWKMLLSNKALLAVLWEMYPGHPNLLPAFLDDPGLLTEYVRKPRLGREGANIQIVAPGYETQTGGVYGKEGFVYQLFDPLPEFDGYRPALGAWVVGDASAGLGIRETVGLVTDDGAAFVPHRIVE; this is encoded by the coding sequence GTGCGCCGGGAGACCTCCGCACCGCGGCCGAACTGGCAGCGCACCGTCTCCGACCAGGGCCTGGTGTTCGGCTCGCCGTCCACGAACGCCGACGGCGGCCCGCGCCCGTACTGGGACGAGTCGGCGCACTACGTCTTCGACATGAGCGAGGTGCTCGCCCTCGAAGCGGACGTCGAGCTGCTGCACACCATGTGCCTGGAGGCCGTCGACAACGTGGTGCTCACCGAGCGCTACCGCGACTTCGGCATCCAGGAGTGGCTGTGGCCCGCGATCGCCGAGTCGTGGAAGCGCCGCGACCCGCACGTCTACGGGCGGTTCGACCTGCGCTACGACGGTGGCGGCCCGGCCAAGCTGCTGGAGTACAACGCCGACACCCCCACCTCGCTGCTGGAGGCGTCGGTCGTCCAGTGGAACTGGAAGACCGACGTCTTCCCGGACGACGACCAGTGGAACTCGATCCACGAGAAGCTCGTCGAGCGCTGGGCCGAGATCGGCGCCGGGCTGCCGTCCAACGAGCTGCACTTCACCTGGTCCGGCGCCGACCCGTCCGGCGAGGACCACGTCACCGTCGCCTACCTCCAGGAGACGGCGGCCGAGGCCGGGATGGACACGGTCGGCCTCGCCATCGAGGAGATCGGCTGGGACTCGCTGCTCACGCGGTTCGTCGACCTGGAAGACGCCCCGATGGGCACCGTCGTGAAGCTCTACCCGTGGGAGTGGGTGGTCGACGAGCAGTTCGGCCGCCACGCCGTGGAGAGCCTGCCCGGCACCCTGTGGATCGAGCCGCTGTGGAAGATGCTGCTCTCCAACAAGGCCCTGCTGGCGGTGCTGTGGGAGATGTACCCCGGCCACCCCAACCTCCTGCCCGCGTTCCTCGACGACCCCGGTCTCCTCACGGAGTACGTGCGGAAGCCCCGGTTGGGTCGGGAGGGCGCGAACATCCAGATCGTCGCCCCCGGCTACGAGACCCAGACCGGCGGGGTCTACGGCAAGGAGGGCTTCGTCTACCAGCTGTTCGACCCGCTGCCCGAGTTCGACGGCTACCGGCCGGCGCTCGGCGCGTGGGTCGTCGGCGACGCGTCGGCGGGTCTCGGCATCCGCGAGACCGTCGGCCTGGTCACCGACGACGGCGCGGCGTTCGTGCCGCACCGGATCGTCGAATGA
- a CDS encoding DUF350 domain-containing protein has protein sequence MNTNLALDPGFGGAIGQGIGAIALYAIVGTVLMVVGFYAIDWTTPGKLSTLVRDGAPNAVIVTSAGLVSMALIVVVAIYSSAGKLAEGLLSALIFGIFGIVVQVLAVRLLEWVTRLDIGSLIESDRFAPASVVVAAAHVALGLVVAVAIS, from the coding sequence GTGAACACCAACCTCGCGTTGGACCCCGGCTTCGGCGGGGCCATCGGCCAGGGCATCGGCGCGATCGCCCTGTACGCGATCGTCGGCACGGTGCTGATGGTCGTCGGCTTCTACGCCATCGACTGGACCACGCCCGGCAAGCTGAGCACCCTGGTGCGCGACGGGGCCCCGAACGCGGTCATCGTCACGTCCGCCGGCCTGGTCAGCATGGCGCTGATCGTCGTCGTCGCCATCTACAGCTCGGCCGGCAAGCTCGCCGAGGGCCTGCTGTCGGCGCTGATCTTCGGCATCTTCGGCATCGTCGTCCAGGTGCTCGCCGTGCGGCTGCTGGAGTGGGTGACCCGGCTCGACATCGGCTCGCTCATCGAGTCCGACCGCTTCGCCCCGGCCAGCGTCGTCGTGGCCGCGGCCCACGTCGCCCTGGGCCTCGTGGTCGCCGTCGCCATCTCCTAG
- a CDS encoding DUF6891 domain-containing protein, whose translation MVDRDDTPDLPAERLEEVEEFARGLVHGGFTSLEDAVDDVGDYFEEDDGVTGAVARSVVERVWRERVEEQAGWPATTDVDRLLAAFDALEGDGIVARADFTCCQTCGHAEIGDEVDPAAGDARGYVFFHRQDTEAAVADGGVYLAFGSFGEVADHAAADEAVAREVVTALTSTGLPVEWNGSVRTRIKVGPMAWRKRLPVG comes from the coding sequence GTGGTCGATCGAGATGACACCCCGGACCTGCCCGCCGAGCGCCTGGAGGAGGTCGAGGAGTTCGCGCGGGGCCTGGTGCACGGCGGGTTCACCTCGTTGGAGGACGCCGTGGACGACGTGGGCGACTACTTCGAGGAGGACGACGGCGTGACCGGCGCGGTCGCCCGGTCCGTGGTCGAACGGGTGTGGCGGGAACGGGTCGAGGAGCAGGCCGGGTGGCCCGCGACGACGGACGTGGACCGGCTGCTCGCCGCGTTCGACGCGCTGGAGGGCGACGGGATCGTGGCGCGCGCCGACTTCACGTGCTGCCAGACGTGCGGGCACGCCGAGATCGGCGACGAGGTCGACCCGGCGGCGGGCGACGCGCGCGGGTACGTGTTCTTCCACCGGCAGGACACCGAGGCCGCCGTGGCGGACGGCGGTGTGTACCTGGCGTTCGGCTCCTTCGGCGAGGTCGCGGACCACGCCGCCGCCGACGAGGCCGTGGCGCGCGAGGTCGTCACCGCGCTCACCTCGACCGGCCTGCCGGTCGAGTGGAACGGGTCGGTGCGCACCCGCATCAAGGTCGGCCCGATGGCCTGGCGGAAGCGCCTGCCCGTCGGCTGA
- the serS gene encoding serine--tRNA ligase, with the protein MIDLKALRENPEAVRASQRARGEDDAVVDALLSADERRRAAVARADALRGEQKSFGKQVGRAKGEEREALLARGKELAAGVKAAEAEQSAAEAELTELHRAIPNVVHPDAPEGGEDDYVVLKHVGTPREFDFEPKDHLDLGTRLRAIDMERGAKVSGSRFYFLTGIGAQLELALLNMAVAQATAAGFSLMITPTLVRPEVMAGTGFLGAHASEIYRLEQDDLYLVGTSEVPLAGYHADEILDGEKRYAGWSSCYRREAGSYGKDTRGIIRVHQFNKVEMFSYVKPEDAEAEHARLLAWEEEMLAKVEVPYRVIDTAAGDLGSSAARKFDCEAWVPSQRAYRELTSTSNCTTFQARRLNIRYRDENGKPQIAATLNGTLATTRWLVAILENHQQADGSVVVPQALRPFLGGLDVLKPAG; encoded by the coding sequence GTGATTGACCTCAAGGCTCTGCGCGAGAACCCGGAAGCCGTCCGCGCGTCGCAACGCGCTCGTGGCGAAGACGACGCCGTGGTCGACGCGCTGCTGTCCGCCGACGAGCGCCGCCGGGCCGCCGTGGCCCGCGCGGACGCGCTGCGCGGCGAGCAGAAGTCGTTCGGCAAGCAGGTCGGCCGCGCCAAGGGCGAGGAGCGCGAGGCGCTGCTGGCCCGGGGCAAGGAGCTGGCCGCCGGGGTCAAGGCCGCCGAGGCGGAGCAGTCCGCCGCCGAGGCCGAGCTGACCGAGCTGCACCGCGCCATCCCGAACGTCGTCCACCCCGACGCCCCCGAGGGCGGCGAGGACGACTACGTCGTGCTCAAGCACGTCGGCACCCCGCGCGAGTTCGACTTCGAGCCCAAGGACCACCTGGACCTCGGCACGAGGCTCCGCGCGATCGACATGGAGCGCGGCGCCAAGGTCTCGGGCTCGCGGTTCTACTTCCTCACCGGCATCGGCGCGCAGCTCGAACTCGCGCTGCTGAACATGGCCGTCGCCCAGGCCACCGCGGCCGGCTTCAGCCTGATGATCACGCCGACCCTGGTCCGCCCGGAGGTCATGGCCGGCACCGGGTTCCTCGGCGCGCACGCGAGCGAGATCTACCGGCTGGAGCAGGACGACCTGTACCTGGTCGGCACGTCGGAGGTGCCGCTGGCCGGCTACCACGCCGACGAGATCCTCGACGGCGAGAAGCGCTACGCGGGCTGGTCGTCGTGCTACCGCCGCGAGGCCGGCTCGTACGGCAAGGACACCCGCGGCATCATCCGCGTGCACCAGTTCAACAAGGTCGAGATGTTCTCCTACGTCAAGCCGGAGGACGCCGAGGCCGAGCACGCCAGGCTGCTGGCCTGGGAGGAGGAGATGCTCGCCAAGGTCGAGGTGCCCTACCGGGTGATCGACACGGCGGCGGGCGACCTGGGCAGCAGCGCGGCCCGCAAGTTCGACTGCGAGGCGTGGGTCCCGAGCCAGCGGGCGTACCGGGAGCTGACCTCGACGTCGAACTGCACCACGTTCCAGGCGCGGCGGCTCAACATCCGCTACCGCGACGAGAACGGCAAGCCGCAGATCGCCGCCACGCTCAACGGCACCCTCGCCACCACCCGCTGGCTCGTGGCGATCCTGGAGAACCACCAGCAGGCCGACGGCTCGGTCGTCGTCCCGCAGGCGCTCCGACCGTTCCTCGGCGGCCTGGACGTGCTCAAGCCGGCTGGCTAG